The region ctagtttataaggAAATAAATGGATCTTAAATTGGATATAAACATAGGAAGTTACACCCCAAAATGTATAGCATGTGCAAATCTGCCAAAAATAAGAGTTCTATGTACGACattccaaaatccaaaaataagGGTTTCAAGTATCATAGATGGAAGGAGACAATTTCTAGAATAGCAAGGGGGTTTAAGAACTTGCATTAACAAGAATGAAATAAGGAAACTTTcacaaacaaagaagaagaataagagaacTTGCATAATAAGAAGAGATGCAAGGAGAACTTgccattattttttatggagataaaccaagaagaagaagcttcccTCAAGTCTAGAAGTCCACTCTTGAAGCTCCAAGCCAAGAGATCAAGAAAatggaaatggagaagaagaagaagaaaaccaagaagatgaagaagaaaaagaaagagaagactTCTTGGAAGaggggaagaagagagagaagaagaatgattGAGGgacaaatgagagaaaaatagggaaaagaaAGGGCCATATGTCTCTCACCAAATGACCCTTTTACCCTTCACTTGCACACACAACCACAATTATTCTCATACACCTCTTGGacatttcataattaatttcatttccatttaaatttatctcatcattTTGCAAATGAGCTCAAGCCCAACCTATGAATTCATTTCTTATTAGTTAGGCCTAACTCACATAAGTCCAAAGAGTTTATTTTCCAAATTGGCCCAACCCattacatttgaatttaacTAAATCCACAAGTCACATAGCTTAAGCCCAATCCATTATAAAtggattttatttaatttttagttatcCCAAGCCTTTGGGCTTTTCACATTAGCCCAACCCTATACATTAAACTCAACCCATTTTAGTAAAATTCCAtcccttaattttctttataatgcCAATTTATATatgcaccaaaataaaataaaaatgtcattaatGCCATAGACCCAATAACGGGTCTTACAATCtaagaatatttatataatcttttcaatctaagaatagtatttatatattctctaaatattattcaatttagtTTTAGTATACTTttcataataaacaaaatataattcacatactattgtttttaaatgcaccattttatctctctctctgtcccGAAGAAGAAGCATATTGtttacatttaataaatattaccaatagttacttattatacatttaatatatattttacgcatatgaaatatattaatttatatacttaaattttaaGTCTATTTATTTAGACTTTacttaaatatatttcattttgggatatatttaattttatatttttaattttttaatatttttaattcatcacgattttttttcttgtttgagacAGAAATAAAGACGAAAAACACTCCATCTCAAAATtaagacggatttagagacggaaaagaatctgtctcaaatttgaaacGGAAAATTTTTTGTCTgtaaatccatctcaaatttgaaacggattttgagacaaaaaaattcatctatAATTTTTGACAGATTTTGAGTCagaaaaaaatccgtctcaaatttgagacggattttgaaatggaaaaaaaagtcttctcaaatttgagacggatttagtgacaactttttctgtctcaaatttgagatgaatttagagacgaaaaaaatccatctcaaatccGACttaaattagagatggaaaaaattcgtctctaatatgttgttttcttgtagtgattagATAATGTACCTATGTAAGAGTTCTTTGAACTATCAATGAGCATACTCTATTAAAGACTGAGGAAAAACCAAGCAGATTGTGGCATCATTCCACTTATGAAGATATGTTAGGGATTTAATCCACTGCACATGAAGACCATGATCTCATCTTCTGGTAAACTCAGGCAACTGCAGGAGCTTGAATCTCAAAGGAAGGGGTAACTCAATATCTCTACAAAAAAATGGACTCTTTTATGTTGCTTCTCACCATGAGTTGTCATAGCCATCTTTCGTTCAAAGACTTCTTGAATTATCTTTTAATCCTAGAGCCCCATGAAGTTAGAAGTGCTCTGGGATGAGATTCCAGTGTTGGCTTCCGTACATCTTTAGTGAAGGTGGTGCTCTATACTGTCTCCTCTTGTACGACTCCCTTAGTAGTATTCTTACACCTCTCAGTGTCCAAATCCTCAAGCGTAGGGATGTGTGACTATGACTTTCACGATAAGAAAATCacaatttagtgacgggatttgTGATGAGTTTAGTGACGGAAATCtgtcacaaaaatattttagcgGCGTCTTACCTGtcacaaaatttagtgacggaatcagTGACGGAACAGTTCGTCACAGAATTTCAGTGACGGAATTTCTgtcactaattagtgacggGTCACCCAGTCCCGTCGCTAATCAGTGACGGGATGTGTGCCCGTCGCTGATCAGTGACAGGACTGCCATACTCGTCGCTGATCAGTGACGGGCATGGCAGTCCCGTCACTAATCAGTGACGAGCGTGCCGTGCCCGTCACTGATTAGTGACGGGACTGCAATGCCCGTCATTGATTAGGGACGGGGGTGCCTTGCTCGTCATTAATCAGTGACGGGACTGCCATGCCCGTCACTGATTAGTGACGGGCGTGCCTTGCTTGTCATTGATTAGTGATGGGACTGCCATGCCCATTACTGATCAGTGACGGGACTGCCATGCCCGTCActgattagcgacgggtatGGCACACCCGTCACTGATTTAAGTTTAAAACCCCAATTTCGAACGGCCATTCTCCCCCTTCCCCTCTCTAGTTCTCACGCCTTCTCACCTCCCTCCCCCTATTCTCACGCCATTTCTCTATTCCTCATTTGgttctcttaatttttctatagctGCTGTTTTCCACCGGTATTGTTACTGCTCCGGTGCCATTGCCACCACTATTTTAGTCACAgaggtaattattttgtgttgtttagttttagttattttgtgttagtttagtttaatggttattttgtgttagtttagttgtagttattttgtattagtttagttatagttattttgtgttagtttagtttaatggttatttgtgttttttatttttagttgaaaataatttgtttttaattaaaacataatactgtaattttaaataaaatacataggAAATGTTGATGTAatactgtaatttttaatagtttacttttaaatgtaatatagtttacttttattgttataaataaaatatacacattaaaaaatacgAAAATTTCTATTtgacataaaacattaaaaataataaataaaatttcaattcaaatatttaaaactagcatgaaataaattagataattattttaattcaaatatgtaggtaattaaatactaaaaattaaaatagtatttaagaaaaaatattattttgtttttataaaatatgaagaGCACATTAatagattttaagatttttatctaaaataaaacaaagaaataaaatttcaattcaaatatttagaattaatattatcaattagataaatatttattttattttattttaaaattaattttaatattttatttttttattatttaaaatgatctatgatggGAAAGATGTCCCGTCATAGATTTGCGACGGGGTACactacccgtcacagatctgtgatgggTGACTCGTCACAAATCTGCGACGAGAAAGCttgcccgtcacagatctgcgacgggaTTGTccaaacccgtcactaaaattcagTGACGCCCTCTTTTGTGACGAATTTTGATGAATTCAGTGACGCCCTCTTTTGTGAcgatttccgtcactaaaatcgatttttcttgtagtgtttggTGGGGCTATTGGTGGTTAATGTAGAGGTGATGTTGGCATTTGCATAGGATAGGTGCAAATTTTAACTCCTGTCGAGATAAGAGGCTTAATCATGCATGGTTCCTCACTAGTTGGCAGAAGTGTGCACACCAGATCAAACAAATGTTTTAGCGGCTTAGACTTCTCTTCGTCACTTTTCACTAAGTCCTCATACCTTTACTCTAACTTCTAGAATTCCACAAGAGACACAATCAATGACTTCTTAACTTTGGAGGTTTTTGGCACATCAGCTTGGACCTGAACATCTCCCGCATCGTTAGGTCAAATGTTTGAATGTTTGTCCTAAGTGTATAGAGGTTTAGCACACAAGGGAAGGATGTGCCTATAATGAGTGATCAATTTACCAGCTTTGTTATGGAGAATACTATTACCTGGTATCTCGGCTCTCCTACCTTTGTTGTAAAGAACCTATTGTAGGGCTTGTGGCATGCTATCCTAAGGAGATGATTGAAGGGCACTCCTTAATAACAACCTCCCGTTATCCAACAAGACTAGTATGTGTAGCCTCGAGCTAGGATGCTCTTGCATGAGAAGAACTTGCTTTTCTCACTATCTTAAAGACTTTTAGCTCGTTTTCCATAGATGgggccaaattgttgttgctggGATACAACAATCAAAATTTTTTGGTCCTAAGAAAGCTTAGACATGACTTGGTAGAGCTTGGTGAGAAAACAAGTGGAGTAAGGTCTATTTAGGTGAATGGCATTAGTAAGAATCTGGAGCTGTTAGGGGAATGACTCAATCCGCTGTTCGGGTGAGCAGTGCGTGTGGAGGGCTAGGCTCGATCCATTGTTCGGAAGAGTTGGAGTGGTGCCCTAGAAGGTTCCCTAAAGAGATTGGTTATCTTTGGATGACTGGTGGCCCGAAGGCTTTTTCGGCGAGCAGGGAAACCCGAAGGGGTCTTTGGTTATGATTGGCTCTGGGAGAGCCATGTGGGTCTCTAGGAGGACCTAGGCTTTAGACTGCCCCCAGAAGAGTCTCTGATGTCCGAGAGAGTTAATAGATGTCTGTGAGGCTTGAGAACGTCCAAAAAGGCCTTTCAAGTATTCAAGGTTTGCGGCACAAAAGTAGTCAAAAGGTAGGCATGGATCTCTCCCTTGCAAGCCCtatgatgcttaagttagacacCATCATGATGTGGAACGTGGTATGTGTAACACCCCcctctctcctagaactgcctgagaagaggtgctacggggaaataaaataaaactaactgataaactgaaatctgataccataatgaatatctcaatcaactgaaataaaactccaagtcaacaaaaactgaaaaccataaactacatctaagggaaaatccctaaactggaaaataaacctaaattgataaaacaccaactaataaactcccaaacatctttggtcttgagcggctccatgtacacacactactggacactgttgctaggccccacatctggtactccctcgctaggacttggaatggtgaagagtataaAATGAGCTAcgaagctcagcaagtaataagttgaaaagaataactgaagctgaatcgaagaatatcgatactagAAAcatactcactgaacttgtattgagagatataataatcactagattgcatttacaagatgtaatgcacataaactgtaaattaaatgcaggtatgcaattttggctcataggcccacataactgtaatataTACCTAATTGATCTGAAtcctacaaacataaaaattgtaagcacatattgtgggcaataagcccctagctccctggtcgacatcaggcgagcgacacacaaactgaaactgaactggtgggatccccgcgaacTAGCCGCCTggtgcgcataatgcaatgcttaCATACATGatagcacacaatatgtagtgctccataaaaagtcatgctcaatgatCATActaagatgtatgcacataaactcacaaaataatgctgatcatgtcaaattaaatgctaaacatgtaatctgatctaatatattggaatacaaagatttactCGTATTTTGCCTTGAATTGTAATATTTTCtgacatttatttaattatttaatgacttatttattttaacatgaAGACTTCCCAGGGGATCACCCATCATAGAATTACCCCCTCCCGAGCATGCTTAACTTTGGGGTTTTTAAAGATATTGGAACCAAGATGAGAAAAGAGGGAATTTTGATGTGAGTGTTATACACCCTAGGCTCATTTGGATATGAAATTGGCACATCTggatacaagacacatgaaCTTGAAATGAATTGTAAGAGACATCTGGATGAGTAAGGtctcatccggatacaagacacatgaGCTTTGGATAAGTTGTGAAAGACATTCGGATGAGCAAAGTCTCATCCGGATACGAGACAAACATATTTGGACACATTTGGATACAACACAAGGTATCTGGATATCACTCTCAAAAAGCCTTAGATTCATCCGGATACGACacaaagcatccggatatcactcacagacAATTaaacacatccggatacgactcaagtcatccggatactactcacaatcactgctAGACACATTCGAATATGAAAacgaagcatccggatatcactggACCATCTGGATATGAACAAGACCTattcggatgtcactcacataaaattttttgaCCCATCCGGATAGCCTCTAACCTATCCAGATGCTACTCACATGCTCTAAAAAAACTATCCGGATATGAGGGGACCTATCCGGATGTTTGCAACTTTTAAAGCCAGAGACGAACGCTCACAAAGACTCTGTTCTTGATTCAAACTTAAAtaaactacaccattccaaaaggaAACTTGGGAAATCGAATCCCAATTGATTTGAACAAACTTACGAATGATTCGACAATAATATTGATAAGAATCACTGGACGAAATCATGCATGATCAGATATACATACTCACTgctcgtgcatatatatatatatacacactgaCTGTAACATTAATCTAAAACTTAAGCAAAGAGCTGTTGAAACTAATGATTGAATGATAAATACGATCTTGTAAGAAAGGTTTAtagggagaagaacttgccttgatatTGATTGAACCGACGCTTTCAACAAATATCTCCTTATGCCAAGACACTGTTGCAAcctcttttttcttctattcttcacacggcgtgacgAAAAGGCTAATGaggctatacatatatacatatgcctATAGGAAGCCCTAATGCCCTCTCCTTCTCCTACTATATCTAGGAGACTTTAATCCCAATCCTCTCAGGGATGGAATCATCAatctcttaataataataactctatttaataattaaatcttaataacaaatccttaaatgacccttaagtccttgcatttaattttcacactaattaaatgctatttaaatactattctcactattaaaaatctaaattgtcacattaaataattaaatgacaaattctcttaattaattactttaataattaattaactaattctaaataaatactaggcctgCTAACGGGTCGCTACAGTATGTGGATGGGTTATGTATGCAATGTAACTTTCAGAAAGGATGAAGGTCTTCAGAAGGGTTTAGGTATTGGATCTGGAGTGTTCAATTTTGGTTTAGGTTTGGGTCTTCAGGCTTTCGATTTGGATCCTGAAGGTGTGGTTCCAGGGGCTATTTATAGACGTCGAGGACTAAGACATGTGGAACGACAAGAAACATGGCACGTTTGTGCCAATATGCATGGCCTAACCCTTTGGGTGAGATGTACAAGCCTTTAGGTATCTAGGCTAGGATTGAAGGGCCTGAAAGAGCCTTCAGGGGTAGAAAGCCTCGAAGAGTTTCCCACAAATGCATTGGCCTAAAAAGTCTTGAGGTTCTCCTCCAAGATAACCCCAAAGGGTTTTTTGGAGGGAACTTGTTCGTGGAAGGTATCTCCTGCCTCCCTTTGTTGACTCTTTCGAAGGGCTTGTTTAGTTGTCCTATAACAAGTTCATCATAGCTTTTCTTCAGATGTTCATATTCCATCTGCAAAATAGTAAGTGGCACATTTCCCGAAGGTCGAGGAATAGGTTTCTTTCTTGGAGTTGCTGAGTGCCCATGAGAACTTATACTTGGCATTTCAATCAAGAAAGTAGCTTGCCTCGAGGAAAAGGGCCTTGGCTCAGGTGAGCATTGAGAAGTCAGGCTTGCCTGCCAATTATAAGCCAAAGAGTATAGTTGGCTACCTCTGACCCCTTATAAATAGAAAAGGGTTGATGTTGCTCTTGGGGGTATGTCGATCGCAGCTCTAGTCGAGAAAACTCCCTGCCTAAGGGGACTTCTTCCTTTGGCAAAGCCTCTTTCCATGGAGGAACGTTTCCTCGTCGGGGAATTATTTCCCTTAGGGGACTGTAGCCCTAGCTAGGATCACCGGTAGTGTATTACTCTGGAGGGAATAACACTATTGAGTTCCCCAAAAAAAGTGGGTCAAATCCTAGTGATTCTTTGCTGATGGCCCAGTAGTTTTCTGGTACAAGTAGATCTAGTTGTTCTCaccatttgatttgattttttgttaatttcccATAGACAGTATCAAATTATTGTTTCCAAAATGTAACAATTAGAATTTGTAAAGTAGGAATGCTTCGGTCACGGTAGAGCAGGGTAAACAACTGTCAGATACATATACTTGTGGGAACAAGATGGGGGTATCTCTATTGTCTGGGTGGAACACTCGTTGTTCTGGTGGAGCTTCCTAGATGATCGAGTGAACTGCACTCACAGGAATAGATTAGAAGACACGTGGGATTCCTCACCCATGTATGTCgtctgatacttaagtcagaaatggaagaaaaatggtTGTTTGGGAGAACTGGAGTAGTTCTGTTGAGTGCATAGTAAGTAAAGAACATAGTCAAAATAGCTGATATCAAGATGCCAAAAGTAGGGATCATTTTCTTGTCGaggaaatgggtatttataggtgTTTATGCCATAATGTCAGAGGAGGACACATGTCACTCAAGCATGAGGACAGCTATCCTGAGTTAAGTTGGATAGGCTAAGAGGAATCCCTCCCAAAGGACTAAGTGTCCTAGAGGGTTCTTTGAGAGAAGGTGGACCTTGTGGTGAGTTGTCAGAGCACTAAGTTGCTGTGATGTGTCTAGGTAGACACTTTTGATGAATGTGTATGTACAACCTTCCAAGAGCATTTTTGTCTTCTATGGGGGATGTCTTCTTTCATTTCCAACGGTCCGTTTGAGAGAATGCTTCTCTAGGAGGTTTATCGTTAAGCCTTCTGAGAGGATAAATTGTTCTGCCAAAGAGCTTTCTAGGAGGATTAATTGTCTTCCCAGAGGAGCTTTCTAGGGGGATAAATTTTCCTTCCAAAGGCATCGATCCGGTTGGATGTCAAGTTCCTCCAAGAGAACCTTTTCTTCCGAGAGGACCCTTTTTTGGTTAGCCTACTTTGACTTGTTTCTCCGAGTGGGTTATGCTACAACCCTCTTTTTTAGAGTGAGTTTTGTTTGTAGAACTTGCTTCAAAGTCTCTTCTTGTTTTGCATTTCTTCTTATGGATCCCATGAGTTACTCAATGGTCATGGCATCCAAATCTttagtttctttgatttttacaACAATATGCTCAAATTTGAATGCAAACAAGGGTTGATTTTCTCACTCAGACATTGTTCAAACTTTTCACCATTTCTGTTCAATTGACTATCAACATCCACGactcttgaaaaatatttacaaatagaTTCTCAATTGTTCAACTGTAAAGCTTCAAATTCATCTATAAAACTTGGGCTTTGTAAGAGGTTTGAAGCATATCCCATGCCTCATTAGCTGCTGTTGCATTTGCAATCTTTTCAAAACCATCATCATAAGAGCTTAACTGATAGCTAACTTAATCCCTCGTTCTTTGATCCCTTATTATTGTATCCCTCGTTCTTTACTGTGGCTCCATAAAGTCTATCTGTGCAATaccaaaaaaacattttaagcGCAACGCAATGCAATCGTCTTGATACTTCACTTATTGTATGTGCTCTTGTTGAAAAAATGGATTTGAATGGGATCATCCCATTTGCCATCTTCTTGAGAGGACCTTAGAGATCTGTAATATTTTGCTGTGAATTATGGAATGACTATACTACAAACAGTACAATATATTTGAGTTAGAGAGAGGGCTCTCCTAACTCTCAGTTATttcctaaattaattttatcctcAATCTGCCATCGAGAGTTTCTACATTCTTTGATGATAGTTTCTACTGAGACTTGACTAAATATTCTACAGCTTGGGCTATGTAAATAGATGTAGGGCTATCTTTAGGACAAAATTTGAGCatgataattattattaattataaaaggcGGCCAAAAAAAGACGATTTTAGACTAAAAATGAACCCAATTCAAGGTTGTAatccaacaaaaaaataaaggccTCGCTCTAGAAATGGGAGAAGGCTATTGGGTAATTGTGATTGAATCAAACCCATCgtaaatgcaattaaaatagCCACTTGCCACACACAGGAACTAACAGAAGATACATGTGTTATTTGGTAGCATTACACATAATTAAGCAAGCCCCACAGATCGGAGTAGATGATGATGAGCCAGGTCTAAGCTATGCTATCGAACGATTACAAGCTCATCATCGCGTTTATGAACGAAGCCACGAAAATGGCTTCAGCTTCTGTAAACATTATCGGCTCCTTCAACTCTCATGACATGATCAGAGCAATATACAACAACGTCATGACTTGAACACGCGTTAAAACTGGTGGTTCAACCAACGGTTCAATCCTTAGGAACGCGGGGAGGTGACAACTATGCCAGCCGAAAGAGGAGACCATGATCCCCCCGATCGTCGTTCATTCGAGCTTCCAAGCGTAAAGAAAGAGGCAGAATTCCGATTCTTTGGACTGACTTTGAGTCGAGTAATACCTGCTATTGCTACTGCTGCAGTCGTCGCTGTCGCCGCACCGGCTGTTCTCATCGACGTCGCTTTCGGTCTCCATCGGCCCCGGCTTGAAGATGAACAGGCCGTGGCCGGAGCCCGGCGTGGAGAACAGCCAATTGTGTACGTCCCAGTAAACTTGCACCGGCAGCTTGTTAACCTGAACGGTCTCGTTTCCCCGGAATTTCCACTGCAAGTTTCGGATGTGAATCAACACAATCCCGTCTATGCTTATCCACATCTCGGGATCTTTCGACCCCGACGTCGAACTCTCCACCACGATTTCATGCTCCTTCTTCCTCGGATCGAACCTCGCTCTCGTGGAAAAACATTTCTTGTTGAACACGTGCTCCTTCTTGTAAAACATCACCGCTTCAACAAGAGGAGGCCGGCATTTGGTCCTTTTGTAAGCCTTCTTGCCGTAATCACCCAACAACAGCACCACCTCTTCCTCGGCAACGACCGCGATGTAGAAATCGGACGCCGGCTCGGGGCTGCCGCAGAATTTGGCCGACCGCAAATCCCAGTAGACCTCGACTTGGTTGCTGTCGACGTCGAAGGTTTTGAACCCTTTCTTGCACCAGAATTGCCACGGTTTGAGATCGATCCGGCAAGAACCATGGAAATCGCCGTGAACGCTGTCTACGGAAATGGTGACGGAATGGCTCACGGGGTTCTTGCACCATAAAACTGTTATGTTTCTCCAGTGGCCTGCGATGTGGGTTTGATAAACGGAGGTGACGGTGCTCTGGGCTGTTTTCTGGGTGACTGGTTCGTCGGTTATTTTCTGGGCCAGTGGCGGTTCGGCGTAGGAGATTGATGGCGCTCTTGTGGAAGAAATCCGATAAGACATTGATACTACTCTCTGGCTTTCCTTCAACACGATTGCTGGATCCACAACCCTATTAAGTACGATTAACCAATTCATTCATTTACATCTTTGCAATCAATgcgaacatatatatatgagatcgACTACCTTGAAACCAAGGCTTTTAGATAAGCCATCCAGAGCTGGCTACGATCTGGTGGACATGCAGCTGCAGCAGCAATTCATCGAAGGGGATGATCAGTTTTTTCAAGCGAACACGCAGAGAAGTTTTGGCGGTGGTTGATTTCGCCGGAGAAGAAAGGTATTGTGCAAAGGGAGggaaaattattgaaattttggTAAACAACACGAAGAAAGGAAACCTATCGCCGAATAGTTTCTGGTTTTGTGGAGAAGAAATCTCCACCTAGAGGCCGTGGGCGAGAGATGCGCCAGAAAAAAGACTTAAAATAAGACAACAATCAATCCCcggcttctctctctctctctctctctctctatatatatatactagcataTACCTAAAAAcacggtataaataatattaaaattaaaatatattttagatattttaaaaaaacattctactttattatatagatatattttaagaattaaatacaATTACTTCATGTTctctaaattaaaatacataattaacaTGTTTAGATAGAAAATTATGCATCTCAATTTAGACAACATATTTCCCAAAATACATTATGAAAAATTACAGATTTCAGTTTATGAGCCAGTTTGACCACTACCACTCACTTTAATCTATAATTCAATAACTGGATATTAAAATTATGCCCTTAAGAGAATCATATGCACCAAACGATTAAATGAgactattaatattaattatctcaatttatttttaaataaaaaatcaggtttattatttaatttataattttaggctcaaaatcaaatattaacttaatgcctaaaaatataatcaaaacaaataaaataaaacccatgataaaaatatagcccaatatatatatgggttgaGATCGTGAAAAGAGGCCCAAAAATAAAACTCGTCCACTCTAATGGATCTTTTAATAGATTGGGCGACCTAGAAACGACTCGATAGCCTAATCCGACATAATAATTGCCTCATTTCCTTCTTGCACCACAGTCGACTGCATCTTCCTCCTTGCATCGCTGCCAACACAGCCTTTGTTCTTCAACGCCGGCCACTTTCTTCCTTCATTGTCGGTGGCTTTGGCCCCAAGCTCGCCCCCTTTAATGGCGACCTCAGAACTTCGTTGCCATGACAGAGCCTAACCCACAAATCGGCCATCTCAAACACAAAACCAAGGCGGAGGCGAGACCGATCAAAGAAGCTTTAGCTGTCAGCCATGATAGATCTATAATTGATGGCCGGACACAAACCAGCGACACCCATGAGGAGACTGCCACCAATCAATTGACCAACAGCCAAGATGAAAATGACCATGGTGAACACACCAAGGCATGGCAGCCGACAACGCAATAAAGATGACCCACAACGGCAACCGGCTATGGCCTTGACCCACGCTTGTCGGCGACGAACACCATCGACGACGATGAACGATGTTATGGGCGCTGCTGCCACCGTCGCCGtctttttccttctctgttCGTCGCCATTTACCCAttgttattctctctctctctctctttcttagaAACCTAAAACGATGAATAATTGTTAGGCGAGAAGAACAATCGATCGAGGATCATGAGTTTCAATGGTTTGATTCaagcttatttatttaattaaataaataaattaatttaattttaatttttttagttttttattgaATAAGTAAAGTTTACTGTTTATGAAAAGATTTGATTagttaaaaactaatttaattttgatataaatagatTAGCcaaattgatttaaatttaaataaaattttaaacaaagaTTTGCATCACTAATTCAGTATGATTAGCCCTTCCCTAGATAGAATATGAGCAAAATTTGAATAACCCtagtaagtattttattatataaattaaaaaaatacttaaaatcaatgattatattaatattaaatttgatataataatgaAATGAAGTTGAAACTGTTCAATTGGCGCCTTGGCTTGGAGTTGGCGATGCCATTCCTTTCTTCGTTTCCAGTGGCCCCACTCTCTGCATACCCACCACCTCAA is a window of Diospyros lotus cultivar Yz01 chromosome 10, ASM1463336v1, whole genome shotgun sequence DNA encoding:
- the LOC127811084 gene encoding uncharacterized protein LOC127811084; its protein translation is MGLGNHMGLGDHVGLDDHVGLGDHVGLDDHMGLGDHVGLDDHVGLADHVALGEADDLVEQLRSENVLLNFSNDSMLLRFEEDNDSLLLKFEEDAGDEQRRVVDPAIVLKESQRVVSMSYRISSTRAPSISYAEPPLAQKITDEPVTQKTAQSTVTSVYQTHIAGHWRNITVLWCKNPVSHSVTISVDSVHGDFHGSCRIDLKPWQFWCKKGFKTFDVDSNQVEVYWDLRSAKFCGSPEPASDFYIAVVAEEEVVLLLGDYGKKAYKRTKCRPPLVEAVMFYKKEHVFNKKCFSTRARFDPRKKEHEIVVESSTSGSKDPEMWISIDGIVLIHIRNLQWKFRGNETVQVNKLPVQVYWDVHNWLFSTPGSGHGLFIFKPGPMETESDVDENSRCGDSDDCSSSNSRYYSTQSQSKESEFCLFLYAWKLE